One genomic window of Salvia miltiorrhiza cultivar Shanhuang (shh) unplaced genomic scaffold, IMPLAD_Smil_shh original_scaffold_381, whole genome shotgun sequence includes the following:
- the LOC131004340 gene encoding probable membrane-associated kinase regulator 2 isoform X2: MEAFSLLKYWRAGGGGGPGGATATAFTAAKATTKTIVDGAAAAGVSPYSSESEDGPYFDLEFALPDHESDTDEQEQTTAELHENDVVKTEDETESEEISVHENDDEEEEEDEAELKFSLTSNECPDQNAALSPSDDLFFKGDLVTIEPSSILLNGSEEENPKFPVFLGKSASKFRVLLLKLKKSKSVNGENPETPDSSGTPPKIAERENQGKTTSGKFFVKFKVEEAPPLVNLFSRDNSSKEIHGKAPTKQSCGGGGVEDSEANSVSDERKLSKEVMNKYLKMVKPFYIRVSKRYVEKLKFPGGGGGGSKGCAAALSPEGNVKNSQQKQGKNLQAGLKVVRKHLGKSRSASASAAAAAPPASDRRDDSLLQLQDGIQGAILHCKKSFNASRVSDPSHEKCVTLPKFSRASSSTSGSEAKKSGLDNI; the protein is encoded by the exons ATGGAAGCCTTCAGTTTACTCAAGTACTGGCGcgccggtggcggcggcggccccGGTGgagccaccgccaccgcctTCACCGCCGCAAAGGCCACCACTAAAACCATCGTCGAcggtgccgccgccgccggcgtcAGCCCTTACTCCTCCGAAAGCGAAGACGGCCCCTATTTCGACCTCGAATTCGCCCTACCTGACCACGAGAGCGACACCGACGAACAAGAACAAACCACCGCGGAATTACATGAAAACGACGTCGTCAAAACAGAAGACGAAACTGAAAGCGAAGAAATTTCGGTGCACGAAAACGACGAcgaggaagaagaggaagatgaaGCGGAGCtcaaattttctctcactagCAATGAGTGTCCGGATCAGAACGCCGCGCTCTCTCCCTCAGACGACCTATTTTTCAAAGGGGATTTGGTGACGATTGAGCCTTCCAGCATTCTGCTCAACGGCTCCGAAGAAGAGAACCCCAAATTCCCCGTTTTTCTCGGGAAATCCGCCTCCAAATTCCGTGTGCTTCTCCTCAAGCTGAAGAAATCGAAATCCGTCAATGGCGAGAATCCGGAGACGCCTGACAGTTCCGGCACGCCGCCGAAGATTGCAGAGAGAGAAAATCAGGGGAAAACAACGAGCGGGAAATTCTTCGTGAAATTCAAGGTTGAAGAAGCGCCGCCGCTCGTGAATCTGTTCTCGAGGGACAACAGCTCGAAGGAAATTCACGGAAAAGCGCCGACGAAACAgagctgcggcggcggcggcgttgaAGATTCGGAGGCGAACTCGGTCTCAGATGAGAGGAAGCTCTCCAAAGAAGTGATGAATAAGTATTTAAAAATGGTGAAACCCTTCTACATTCGCGTCTCGAAGCGTTATGTCGAGAAACTAAAGTtccccggcggcggcggcggcggctccaAGGGCTGCGCCGCCGCTCTGTCGCCCGAGGGCAATGTGAAGAATTCTCAGCAGAAGCAAGGGAAGAATCTGCAAGCAGGGCTGAAAGTTGTGCGGAAGCACTTGGGCAAAAGCCGGTcggcctccgcctccgccgccgccgccgcgccgccAGCCTCCGACCGCCGCGACGACTCGCTGCTGCAGCTGCAGGATGGGATTCAAGGCGCCATTTTGCACTGCAAGAAATCATTCAATGCCTCTAgag TGAGTGATCCATCGCACGAGAAGTGTGTAACGCTGCCAAAATTCTCGAGGGCTTCGTCGTCAACCTCCGGATCAGAAGCTAAGAAAAGTGGATTAGATAATATTTAg
- the LOC131004340 gene encoding probable membrane-associated kinase regulator 2 isoform X1 — translation MEAFSLLKYWRAGGGGGPGGATATAFTAAKATTKTIVDGAAAAGVSPYSSESEDGPYFDLEFALPDHESDTDEQEQTTAELHENDVVKTEDETESEEISVHENDDEEEEEDEAELKFSLTSNECPDQNAALSPSDDLFFKGDLVTIEPSSILLNGSEEENPKFPVFLGKSASKFRVLLLKLKKSKSVNGENPETPDSSGTPPKIAERENQGKTTSGKFFVKFKVEEAPPLVNLFSRDNSSKEIHGKAPTKQSCGGGGVEDSEANSVSDERKLSKEVMNKYLKMVKPFYIRVSKRYVEKLKFPGGGGGGSKGCAAALSPEGNVKNSQQKQGKNLQAGLKVVRKHLGKSRSASASAAAAAPPASDRRDDSLLQLQDGIQGAILHCKKSFNASRDVDSSSILCRSVSDPSHEKCVTLPKFSRASSSTSGSEAKKSGLDNI, via the exons ATGGAAGCCTTCAGTTTACTCAAGTACTGGCGcgccggtggcggcggcggccccGGTGgagccaccgccaccgcctTCACCGCCGCAAAGGCCACCACTAAAACCATCGTCGAcggtgccgccgccgccggcgtcAGCCCTTACTCCTCCGAAAGCGAAGACGGCCCCTATTTCGACCTCGAATTCGCCCTACCTGACCACGAGAGCGACACCGACGAACAAGAACAAACCACCGCGGAATTACATGAAAACGACGTCGTCAAAACAGAAGACGAAACTGAAAGCGAAGAAATTTCGGTGCACGAAAACGACGAcgaggaagaagaggaagatgaaGCGGAGCtcaaattttctctcactagCAATGAGTGTCCGGATCAGAACGCCGCGCTCTCTCCCTCAGACGACCTATTTTTCAAAGGGGATTTGGTGACGATTGAGCCTTCCAGCATTCTGCTCAACGGCTCCGAAGAAGAGAACCCCAAATTCCCCGTTTTTCTCGGGAAATCCGCCTCCAAATTCCGTGTGCTTCTCCTCAAGCTGAAGAAATCGAAATCCGTCAATGGCGAGAATCCGGAGACGCCTGACAGTTCCGGCACGCCGCCGAAGATTGCAGAGAGAGAAAATCAGGGGAAAACAACGAGCGGGAAATTCTTCGTGAAATTCAAGGTTGAAGAAGCGCCGCCGCTCGTGAATCTGTTCTCGAGGGACAACAGCTCGAAGGAAATTCACGGAAAAGCGCCGACGAAACAgagctgcggcggcggcggcgttgaAGATTCGGAGGCGAACTCGGTCTCAGATGAGAGGAAGCTCTCCAAAGAAGTGATGAATAAGTATTTAAAAATGGTGAAACCCTTCTACATTCGCGTCTCGAAGCGTTATGTCGAGAAACTAAAGTtccccggcggcggcggcggcggctccaAGGGCTGCGCCGCCGCTCTGTCGCCCGAGGGCAATGTGAAGAATTCTCAGCAGAAGCAAGGGAAGAATCTGCAAGCAGGGCTGAAAGTTGTGCGGAAGCACTTGGGCAAAAGCCGGTcggcctccgcctccgccgccgccgccgcgccgccAGCCTCCGACCGCCGCGACGACTCGCTGCTGCAGCTGCAGGATGGGATTCAAGGCGCCATTTTGCACTGCAAGAAATCATTCAATGCCTCTAgag ATGTTGATTCATCTTCAATATTATGCCGTTCAGTGAGTGATCCATCGCACGAGAAGTGTGTAACGCTGCCAAAATTCTCGAGGGCTTCGTCGTCAACCTCCGGATCAGAAGCTAAGAAAAGTGGATTAGATAATATTTAg